One genomic segment of Myxocyprinus asiaticus isolate MX2 ecotype Aquarium Trade chromosome 14, UBuf_Myxa_2, whole genome shotgun sequence includes these proteins:
- the LOC127452299 gene encoding uncharacterized protein LOC127452299: protein MDPPNQVSVMHLQDSHSSALDLSVGCRQSPLKTNNMEALNLVRKPNWFGITSGNKAVNMSDSRSGRYITQPCQPNPPAHPEPASKHYGTRACGMSSHGPYSVPLPQINGLPSVAQILSQCPPAGRLFDDDYHVEIDDVLRRTKKHKADSLLENRILGDRIAHNGFETLSKETYLSDSLSVMSQTEGSACLHQDANAAAYTLCSTSSAAEQTVVETLASGCTEANETSPRSDEYISSDNESDIVEVPITNSKCKTPPHCRSQSRSVIVHEISNEAGSSSSARQEVDWDSQMGPSPENVNNFHVLDEPSFEAHDVSNDSKSKSLLSWMESVSIPLLPQDSDQDTNSAFPKIFPSTSDADNTSALKSRPSGTLCLMPSHPQKTPASKSRKRTKPRAKTRTPRKRVRASPRSKSKASTTKRRRRKPWPSRAGSSMFSPPEPEINLRYANHKDDKKDVKSDSFAPYIHMELSSCTIMNFKEEDDVVMKKGSQHQTVSGVIPKTSCLLLGRVGSNARFQVKHLCCLCGRTANGEGLGDLHGPYHPSRAQPVCKSDNSPPAQRQDCSDLDSVYSLEDVGSQSIKEADRFEIGAKRQRKENCVERVEESGVCSERWIHEDCSIWTGGVFLVKGRLYGLEEAIRLAQETVCSYCHRVGATLGCFFKDCPNKYHFPCALQSDSSLNEENFTIRCPKHKNKASRMSVSRLKNR, encoded by the exons ATGGACCCTCCAAACCAGGTCAGTGTCATGCACCTTCAGGACTCTCATTCATCAGCTCTGGATCTGTCAGTGGGTTGCAGACAGAGTCCTTTAAAGACAAACAACATGGAGGCATTGAACTTGGTCAGGAAGCCCAACTGGTTTGGCATTACCTCAGggaacaaagctgttaacatgtCAGATTCGCGATCAGGTAGGTACATCACTCAGCCTTGCCAACCGAATCCACCTGCTCACCCAGAACCAGCATCAAAGCATTATGGGACAAGGGCTTGTGGCATGTCCTCCCATGGCCCCTACTCTGTACCTTTACCCCAGATCAATGGACTGCCATCTGTGGCTCAGATACTGTCTCAATGCCCACCTGCAGGCCGGCTGTTTGATGATGATTACCATGTGGAAATAGACGACGTGTTGAGGCGAACGAAAAAACATAAAGCAGATTCCTTGTTGGAAAACAGAATATTAGGAGATAGGATAGCACACAATGGATTTGAGACACTTTCAAAAGAAACATATTTGAGTGACTCTCTGTCGGTCATGTCACAGACTGAGGGCTCAGCCTGTTTACATCAGGACGCCAATGCTGCTGCATACACACTATGTTCCACCAGCTCTGCAGCTGAGCAAACTGTGGTTGAAACTCTTGCATCAGGATGTACCGAAGCCAACGAAACATCTCCACGCTCAGATGAATACATCTCTAGTGACAATGAGAGTGACATTGTTGAGGTGCCGATAACCAACTCCAAATGCAAGACGCCTCCACATTGTCGCTCCCAATCTAGGAGTGTTATAGTTCATGAGATAAGCAACGAAGCAGGAAGTTCTTCCTCCGCAAGGCAGGAAGTTGACTGGGATAGTCAAATGGGCCCCTCTCCTGAAAATGTGAATAATTTCCATGTCCTAGATGAACCTTCTTTTGAAGCCCATGATGTTAGTAATGATTCTAAATCCAAATCCTTGCTGTCATGGATGGAATCGGTCTCAATACCACTTCTTCCGCAAGACAGTGATCAAGACACAAATTCTGCATTTCCTAAAATCTTCCCATCTACCTCAGATGCAGACAACACAAGCGCCTTGAAGTCTAGACCAAGTGGGACGTTGTGTTTAATGCCCAGCCATCCACAGAAGACTCCGGCCTCAAAAAGCAGAAAACGAACCAAACCGAGGGCCAAAACGAGGACCCCAAGGAAGCGGGTGAGAGCTTCACCAAGGAGCAAATCGAAAGCAAGCACAACCAAGAGAAGACGTAGAAAACCTTGGCCATCTAGGGCTGGGTCATCCATGTTTTCTCCTCCAGAGCCTGAGATCAACCTAAGATATGCAAACCACAAAGATGACAAGAAAGATGTCAAATCAGACAGCTTTGCCCCATACATTCACATGGAGTTATCATCATGCACCATCATGAACTTTAAGGAAGAGGATGATGTTGTGATGAAGAAAGGGTCACAGCATCAGACAGTCTCTGGTGTTATCCCAAAGACTTCATGTTTGCTACTGGGCCGTGTTGGGTCCAATGCCAGGTTTCAGGTCAAGCATCTCTGTTGTTTGTGTGGAAGGACTGCAAACGGTGAAGGTCTCGGGGACTTGCATGGACCATACCACCCTAGTAGAGCTCAGCCCGTCTGTAAGAGTGACAATAGCCCACCTGCCCAGAGGCAAGACTGCAGTGACTTGGACTCTGTCTACAGTTTGGAAGATGTTGGAAGCCAGTCCATCAAAGAAGCAGATCGATTTGAAATCGGAGCTAAACGGCAGAGGAAAGAGAACTGTGTGGAGAGGGTTGAGGAGTCTGGTGTCTGTAGTGAACGCTGGATACATGAGGATTGTAGCATTTGGACGGGAGGTGTCTTTTTAGTTAAAGGGAGACTCTACGGATtggaggaagccatccggctTGCGCAAGAAACG GTGTGCTCGTACTGTCACAGAGTTGGTGCCACTTTGGGATGTTTTTTCAAAGACTGCCCCAATAAATACCACTTTCCCTGTGCCCTGCAGTCTG ACAGTTCGCTCAATGAGGAGAACTTCACGATAAGGTGCCCAAAGCACAAG AATAAAGCATCCAGAATGAGTGTTAGCAGGCTGAAGAACAGATGA